Proteins from a genomic interval of Gemmatimonas sp.:
- a CDS encoding acyl-CoA dehydrogenase C-terminal domain-containing protein, whose protein sequence is MPAYKAPLDDIRFLLHDVHDVAQLAALPGFEDATPDMIDAVLVEGAKICEEVLFPINQSGDTEGVKYENGEVRTPSGFKEAYTQYAAGGWTGVAADAKYGGQGLPESVRFVMEEMLCSSNLSFSMYPGLTHGAVSALLSHGSDELKDRFLPKLIDGTWGGTMCLTEAHSGTDLGIISTKAIPAGDGAYKITGSKIFISAGDHDLTENIVHLVLAKLPDAPGGTKGISLFLVPKYLPKEDGTPGTRNGVTVGSIEHKMGIKASATCVLNFEDATGWMVGEPHKGMRAMFVMMNGARLAVGLQGLGLSEVAYQNALSYAKDRLQGRSLTGPKNPSGPADSILVHPDVRKGLLRIKAFNEGMRSLAYWVGIRIDLEHRHADAAVREAAEDLVALMTPVIKAFLTDKGFDNTNIALQTLGGHGYIKEYGIEQYVRDARIAQIYEGTNAVQALDLVGRKLPMEGGRLVRRFFELVKGDVDAAAQVDGLEEFAKALGGSLYQLQKATMLLAEKGFANPDEVGAAATEYLHLMGYVAVGWQWLRMATVAQQQLAAGKGDKRFLEAKLKTARFYFGRLLPEAATLLAAIQAGSAPIMAFADDEF, encoded by the coding sequence ATGCCCGCCTACAAGGCTCCACTCGACGATATTCGCTTTCTGCTGCATGACGTGCACGATGTCGCGCAGTTGGCCGCGCTCCCTGGGTTTGAGGACGCGACGCCCGACATGATCGACGCCGTGCTCGTTGAAGGCGCCAAGATCTGCGAGGAGGTGCTCTTCCCCATCAACCAGAGCGGCGACACGGAAGGGGTGAAGTACGAGAACGGCGAGGTGCGCACGCCGAGCGGCTTCAAGGAGGCGTACACGCAGTATGCGGCCGGTGGCTGGACCGGTGTGGCGGCCGACGCGAAGTACGGTGGACAGGGGCTTCCTGAGTCGGTGCGCTTCGTGATGGAGGAGATGCTCTGCTCCTCGAACCTCTCGTTCAGCATGTATCCCGGACTCACGCATGGGGCGGTGAGCGCGCTGCTCAGCCACGGCTCGGACGAGCTCAAGGATCGCTTCCTCCCCAAACTGATCGACGGCACGTGGGGCGGCACGATGTGCCTCACCGAAGCGCATAGCGGCACCGACCTCGGCATCATCAGCACGAAGGCGATTCCGGCCGGCGACGGCGCCTACAAGATTACCGGCAGCAAGATCTTCATCTCGGCCGGCGATCACGACCTCACGGAAAACATCGTGCACCTGGTGCTCGCCAAACTGCCCGACGCACCTGGCGGCACGAAGGGGATTTCGCTGTTCCTGGTGCCCAAGTATCTGCCCAAGGAAGACGGCACGCCCGGCACGCGGAATGGTGTCACGGTGGGCTCCATCGAACACAAGATGGGCATCAAGGCCTCGGCCACGTGCGTGCTCAACTTCGAGGACGCCACCGGCTGGATGGTGGGCGAGCCGCACAAGGGCATGCGGGCGATGTTCGTGATGATGAACGGCGCGCGCCTGGCGGTGGGCCTGCAGGGATTGGGACTCTCCGAAGTCGCGTATCAGAACGCGCTCTCGTACGCGAAAGACCGCCTGCAGGGCCGCTCGCTCACGGGCCCCAAGAATCCCTCAGGGCCGGCCGATTCGATCCTCGTGCATCCCGATGTGCGCAAAGGCTTGCTGCGCATCAAGGCGTTCAACGAAGGCATGCGGTCGCTGGCGTATTGGGTGGGCATTCGCATCGATCTCGAGCACCGTCACGCCGATGCGGCGGTGCGGGAAGCAGCCGAAGATCTGGTGGCGCTGATGACCCCAGTCATCAAGGCCTTCCTCACCGACAAGGGCTTCGACAACACGAACATCGCGTTGCAGACGCTCGGCGGGCACGGCTACATCAAGGAGTACGGCATCGAGCAGTACGTGCGTGATGCGCGTATTGCGCAGATCTACGAGGGCACGAACGCGGTGCAGGCGCTCGACTTGGTGGGTCGCAAGCTCCCAATGGAAGGCGGGCGCTTGGTGCGTCGCTTCTTCGAACTGGTGAAGGGCGACGTGGACGCGGCGGCGCAGGTAGACGGGCTCGAGGAGTTCGCGAAGGCGCTCGGCGGATCGCTCTATCAGCTCCAGAAGGCGACGATGCTGCTGGCCGAGAAGGGCTTTGCAAATCCTGATGAAGTGGGTGCGGCCGCTACGGAGTATCTGCACCTCATGGGATACGTCGCGGTGGGCTGGCAGTGGCTCCGCATGGCGACCGTGGCGCAGCAGCAGCTGGCGGCCGGGAAGGGAGACAAGCGGTTCCTCGAGGCCAAGCTGAAAACGGCACGGTTCTACTTCGGTCGACTTTTACCGGAAGCGGCGACGCTGCTGGCGGCGATTCAGGCGGGTTCAGCGCCGATCATGGCGTTCGCCGACGACGAGTTCTGA
- a CDS encoding response regulator, with amino-acid sequence MISQLFGPTTSAPLQVLIVDDELRVLDGMRRALYRVRDRWEIDTASGGEDALRKLSEKPADIVITDLRMPGMDGISLLETVAQSWPATVRMILSGQEDAATGTRATQVAHQYLSKPSDAEAVIAALGRATSAVRLLRDPAMRAMAGCLSSLPTTPKVLLKIQELTVNDGAAFGDLATLIAGDAALTAKLLQLVNSAYFGVARAVTKVEQAINVIGFQLLRALIISQEITHAFPCSWPSWSAEKEQQHAMLVGTVAQAMGDSQADRCDLFTAGVLHDVGMLVLASRAPTMLMTAMLHAERSGDAFHVAEAELHGVTHADVGAYLLGLWGLPWSLVEAVGMHHSPDAWRSASTTIPAKVAFAEQLVNAVHKPDGIAQASAEMLESELFVILGDVPTRERLLSRAVTALQKGGSRD; translated from the coding sequence GTGATCAGCCAGCTTTTCGGGCCTACGACGTCGGCGCCGCTTCAGGTGCTGATCGTTGATGACGAACTCCGCGTGCTCGATGGGATGCGTCGTGCCTTGTACCGGGTCCGCGATCGCTGGGAGATTGACACGGCCAGCGGCGGTGAAGACGCGTTGCGCAAGCTCTCCGAGAAGCCGGCCGATATCGTGATCACTGACTTGCGCATGCCGGGAATGGACGGCATCAGCCTGCTCGAGACCGTCGCGCAGTCGTGGCCGGCCACCGTGCGCATGATCCTGTCTGGGCAAGAGGATGCCGCCACGGGCACGCGCGCAACCCAGGTTGCGCATCAGTACTTGTCGAAGCCAAGCGATGCGGAGGCGGTCATTGCCGCGTTGGGCCGAGCGACGAGCGCGGTCCGTCTGTTGCGCGATCCCGCCATGCGCGCGATGGCGGGATGTCTCTCTTCGCTTCCGACGACACCGAAAGTTCTCCTGAAGATCCAGGAGCTGACGGTCAATGACGGCGCGGCATTCGGTGATCTGGCGACATTGATCGCCGGCGACGCGGCGCTCACCGCCAAGCTGCTGCAACTGGTGAATTCAGCGTACTTCGGCGTGGCCCGCGCCGTCACCAAAGTTGAGCAAGCGATCAACGTGATCGGCTTTCAACTCCTGCGTGCACTCATCATCTCGCAGGAAATCACGCACGCCTTTCCCTGCTCGTGGCCGTCGTGGTCGGCGGAGAAGGAGCAACAACATGCGATGCTGGTCGGTACGGTGGCCCAGGCCATGGGCGACTCGCAGGCCGATCGCTGCGACTTGTTCACGGCGGGAGTGCTGCACGATGTCGGCATGCTGGTCTTGGCCAGCCGTGCGCCGACCATGCTGATGACCGCGATGCTTCACGCGGAGCGAAGCGGTGACGCGTTTCACGTGGCCGAGGCCGAACTTCACGGTGTGACGCACGCGGACGTCGGTGCCTACCTGCTCGGACTTTGGGGGTTGCCGTGGTCTCTGGTGGAAGCCGTGGGCATGCACCACTCGCCAGACGCGTGGCGCAGCGCATCGACCACGATTCCGGCGAAAGTCGCATTTGCCGAGCAGCTCGTCAACGCGGTGCACAAGCCCGACGGCATAGCCCAGGCTTCGGCTGAAATGCTGGAGAGTGAACTGTTTGTGATCCTGGGTGACGTTCCCACGCGCGAGCGACTCCTGAGCCGCGCGGTAACGGCGTTGCAGAAAGGAGGCAGTCGTGACTGA
- a CDS encoding heavy metal translocating P-type ATPase: MRWTSIPRLPAAALVFLVAGTLTPVVASADPWRNRVWFAGLLLTGIPVAWRTFAGLLRGEFAADVVAMLAIAGSILLGQPLAGLVVVLMQTGGEALDAYAVARASSAVASLEADAPRTAHRVVKGQVHDIEAIEIKPGDDLLVRPGELVPCDGTVVSGSSHVDTSRLTGEPIPVRAAAGTALLSGSVNQEGALSLRAVRTSQDSQYARIVDLVRTAQASKSPLQRTADKWAVWFTPLALAACAMAWFVSHDWTRVLAVLVVATPCPLILAAPVAIIGGINRAARRSIIVRNGGALEALASVNSAVFDKTGTLTVGKPRVHQVVTDDGVSVESMLEIAAAVEQGSGHLLARVIVAEAESRGATMRIATELVETAGRGVTGMVNGRYVAVGSPDFVRERVPSMAARLSALEVGASGLRAYVATDDSHGGVPNGQVPSVARIEFADELREELAPMFAELAALGISDAYLLSGDTTENVAKIAREVGITQFEGDLTAEAKVARVAALEARGRRVVMVGDGTNDAPSLTTATVGIALAGHGGGVVAEAADVVLLIDDPRRVPEAVRIGRRSLMIAKQSIFVGLGLSLVGMGFAAAGMLTPIAGALIQEAIDVAVILNALRAAGAGRNG, encoded by the coding sequence ATGCGCTGGACCTCGATTCCTCGATTACCGGCGGCGGCGCTGGTCTTCCTTGTCGCAGGGACGCTGACGCCAGTGGTGGCGAGCGCCGATCCGTGGCGGAACCGTGTCTGGTTCGCGGGTCTCCTACTCACGGGGATTCCCGTGGCGTGGCGGACCTTTGCCGGGTTGCTGCGCGGAGAGTTCGCCGCCGACGTGGTGGCGATGCTGGCGATCGCCGGCTCAATCCTGCTGGGGCAACCGTTAGCTGGTCTGGTGGTGGTGCTCATGCAAACCGGCGGGGAAGCGCTCGATGCGTATGCGGTGGCGCGTGCGTCGAGCGCCGTCGCATCGCTCGAGGCCGATGCGCCGCGAACGGCGCACCGGGTGGTGAAGGGACAGGTCCACGACATCGAGGCCATCGAGATCAAGCCGGGCGACGACCTGCTCGTGCGTCCTGGCGAACTGGTCCCCTGCGACGGCACGGTGGTCAGCGGGTCCTCCCACGTCGACACGTCTCGACTCACCGGCGAACCGATTCCCGTGCGCGCTGCCGCCGGCACGGCACTGCTCTCGGGCAGTGTGAATCAGGAAGGGGCGCTGTCGCTGCGCGCGGTGCGCACGTCGCAGGACAGTCAGTACGCCAGGATCGTGGATCTGGTACGCACCGCGCAGGCGTCCAAGAGTCCGTTACAGCGTACGGCCGACAAATGGGCGGTGTGGTTCACGCCACTCGCGCTCGCGGCGTGCGCCATGGCGTGGTTCGTGTCGCATGATTGGACCCGGGTGCTGGCGGTGCTCGTGGTGGCGACTCCCTGCCCGCTGATACTCGCGGCACCGGTGGCGATCATTGGTGGCATCAATCGCGCGGCGCGTCGCTCGATCATCGTGCGCAACGGTGGCGCCCTCGAAGCGCTGGCCTCGGTGAACTCGGCGGTCTTCGACAAGACCGGCACGCTCACCGTTGGCAAACCGCGCGTGCATCAGGTGGTCACCGACGACGGCGTCTCGGTGGAGTCGATGTTGGAGATCGCGGCGGCGGTCGAACAAGGCTCGGGACATTTGCTGGCCCGCGTCATTGTGGCCGAGGCCGAGTCACGGGGGGCGACGATGCGGATCGCGACCGAGCTGGTGGAAACCGCCGGCCGCGGTGTAACGGGTATGGTGAACGGTCGTTACGTGGCGGTGGGGTCACCCGACTTCGTGCGCGAGCGGGTGCCGTCGATGGCCGCACGACTCTCGGCCTTGGAAGTCGGCGCATCGGGGCTGCGCGCGTATGTGGCGACCGATGACAGCCACGGCGGCGTGCCGAACGGTCAGGTGCCGTCGGTGGCGCGTATCGAGTTTGCCGACGAACTGCGGGAAGAACTCGCGCCGATGTTCGCCGAGCTGGCGGCGCTCGGGATCAGCGACGCGTATCTGCTCTCGGGCGACACGACCGAGAACGTGGCGAAGATCGCGCGCGAAGTGGGGATCACGCAGTTCGAGGGCGATCTCACGGCCGAGGCCAAGGTGGCGCGCGTGGCGGCGTTGGAGGCGCGCGGTCGTCGGGTGGTCATGGTAGGCGACGGTACGAACGACGCGCCCTCGTTGACCACGGCGACGGTAGGGATCGCGCTGGCGGGACACGGCGGTGGGGTGGTGGCGGAAGCGGCCGATGTAGTGCTGCTCATTGATGATCCGCGGAGGGTACCGGAAGCGGTGCGGATCGGGCGGCGGTCATTGATGATCGCGAAGCAGTCGATCTTCGTGGGGCTGGGGCTGAGCTTGGTGGGAATGGGGTTTGCGGCGGCGGGGATGCTGACGCCGATCGCGGGGGCGCTCATTCAAGAAGCGATTGATGTGGCGGTGATTTTGAATGCGTTGAGAGCAGCGGGCGCGGGGAGAAACGGCTAA
- a CDS encoding HD domain-containing phosphohydrolase: MTESGRVLSSVPRVPLPRLLCIDDESQILDGLRRLLRDRFDVAVAVGGQAGIDRLRSDEAFAVVMTDMRMPDVDGVAVLRAARELRPETTRVLLTGQADLSAAVAAVNDGNVFRFLLKPCPRDQLRAALDDAVEQHRLLRVERELLSGTLKGAIKLCLDILALVHPEALSRGARVRRVASMLAAKVDGVEEWTVEVAALLSDLGAITLPSAVLTKLHAGAMLTLGERQQIDRLPVVAANLVAAIPRLEPVRDILRFQRTHYDGSHSPERGIAGARIPVGARILHLANDYDALESRDVSLNARFRALRASGGRYDPVLLTMLRDLVEEAAAPTSAASAAGSLMRLGSVSVGLIFAEDIVAPNGIVLIGRGQEVTAPLLDRIGLFPGSVRERLVRVLPPARVTAVSAPAVNAPAVNAPAG, translated from the coding sequence GTGACTGAGTCGGGGCGAGTGCTGTCCTCCGTGCCGCGTGTCCCGCTCCCGCGGTTGCTGTGCATCGACGACGAATCGCAGATTCTCGATGGGTTGCGACGTCTGCTGCGCGACCGATTCGACGTCGCTGTGGCAGTCGGTGGTCAAGCCGGTATCGACCGACTGCGCAGCGACGAGGCATTCGCTGTGGTCATGACCGACATGCGCATGCCCGATGTGGACGGCGTGGCGGTGCTGCGCGCGGCGCGCGAACTGCGCCCCGAGACCACGAGGGTGTTGCTGACGGGTCAGGCCGATCTCTCGGCAGCAGTGGCGGCGGTAAACGACGGAAATGTGTTTCGCTTTTTGCTCAAACCGTGTCCTCGCGATCAGTTGCGGGCGGCCCTGGATGATGCGGTGGAGCAGCATCGGCTCCTGCGCGTCGAGCGCGAACTGCTCTCCGGTACGCTTAAGGGAGCCATCAAGCTGTGCCTGGATATTCTGGCGCTAGTGCATCCGGAAGCGCTGAGTCGCGGCGCGCGTGTGCGACGCGTGGCCAGTATGCTGGCGGCAAAAGTGGATGGCGTGGAGGAGTGGACTGTCGAGGTGGCCGCGCTGCTCTCCGATCTGGGGGCGATTACGCTTCCCTCGGCCGTACTCACCAAGCTGCACGCTGGCGCGATGCTCACGCTTGGCGAGCGCCAACAGATCGATCGCTTGCCCGTGGTTGCGGCGAATCTGGTAGCCGCGATACCGCGTTTGGAACCCGTCCGTGATATCCTGCGCTTTCAGCGCACGCACTACGACGGATCACATAGTCCGGAACGCGGGATCGCCGGTGCAAGGATCCCGGTTGGCGCACGCATTCTCCACTTGGCTAATGACTACGACGCACTCGAATCGCGCGATGTCTCGCTCAACGCGCGCTTTCGGGCCCTGCGCGCATCAGGCGGGCGATATGATCCGGTATTGCTCACGATGCTGCGCGATTTGGTGGAGGAAGCGGCCGCACCAACGTCGGCGGCGAGTGCTGCCGGCTCACTGATGCGACTCGGCTCCGTTTCCGTCGGCCTGATCTTCGCCGAAGACATCGTCGCGCCCAACGGGATCGTGTTGATCGGGCGCGGCCAGGAAGTCACGGCGCCGCTCTTGGATCGGATCGGTCTCTTCCCCGGTAGCGTGCGCGAGCGCCTTGTGCGCGTGCTCCCGCCAGCGCGCGTAACCGCCGTCAGCGCACCCGCCGTCAACGCACCCGCCGTCAACGCACCCGCAGGATGA
- the sppA gene encoding signal peptide peptidase SppA, whose product MMKQFLTAIAANLLTIAICVVGGILLIVGIAASAGSKDPVKVADGSVLVIDLDRAFSDRPAEAKAESFLDDALSAGRGDAIPLRAATIALKAAADDDRISGILLRGSISADGYASGFAALRELRAAIASFRQSKKPVHAYLVNPDTRDYYLASAASVVTLDPFGSLLLPGLASEQVFFTGMFEKYGIGMQVSRVGRFKAAVEPFTRTDMSPENRLQTESYLGDLWSEVKRGVAQSRGIDTIALQTIVDTQGIILPADAKAAKLVDRVAYFDDVLDDLQKLASAARSADGGKQSAKDSIRAAEMATLLDRPTLPQITLGNYAPLAVAKDRSFSASQTIAIVYAEGDIVDGEGGDGTIGGASLSRELRRVRNDAKVKAVVLRVNSPGGSAIASEQIQRELTLIRKQKPIVVSMGTVAASGGYWISTAAARVFAQPNTITGSIGVFSLVPNIKALANRNGVTFDTVKTGRYADLFSLARPRSEAELAVLQRGTDAVYEAFITRVSTARRLSSDSVRAIAEGRVWSGEDAMRIGLVDSIGGLDAALKSAATLAKITGDYDVREYPRVKSATEKLTDMLDRNPTPVAAAIRAASPAGANALLTGRGPASALARDITRELDVLLRYNDPRGVYARLPFILRVR is encoded by the coding sequence ATGATGAAGCAGTTTCTGACCGCCATCGCCGCCAACCTGCTCACGATCGCGATCTGCGTGGTGGGTGGCATCTTGCTGATCGTCGGCATCGCGGCCTCTGCCGGCTCGAAGGATCCGGTGAAGGTCGCCGATGGCTCGGTGCTCGTGATCGATCTGGATCGCGCGTTCTCCGACCGCCCCGCCGAAGCAAAGGCGGAGTCATTCCTCGATGACGCGCTCTCGGCCGGACGCGGTGACGCCATTCCACTGCGCGCCGCGACGATCGCCCTCAAAGCCGCCGCCGACGACGATCGCATCAGCGGCATCCTGTTGCGTGGATCCATCTCCGCCGACGGCTATGCCTCGGGTTTTGCGGCGCTGCGCGAGCTGCGCGCGGCGATCGCCAGCTTCCGGCAGTCGAAGAAGCCGGTGCACGCCTATCTCGTGAATCCGGATACGCGTGACTACTACCTGGCGTCGGCCGCCAGCGTGGTCACTCTCGATCCGTTCGGCTCGTTGCTCCTGCCCGGTCTCGCTTCGGAGCAGGTGTTCTTCACCGGCATGTTCGAGAAGTACGGCATCGGCATGCAGGTGAGTCGCGTGGGTCGCTTCAAGGCCGCGGTCGAGCCGTTCACGCGCACAGACATGAGTCCGGAGAATCGCCTGCAGACCGAATCGTATCTGGGCGACTTGTGGAGCGAAGTGAAACGCGGAGTGGCACAGAGTCGTGGTATCGACACGATTGCGTTGCAGACCATCGTGGACACGCAGGGCATCATTCTGCCGGCTGACGCCAAGGCCGCCAAGCTGGTTGATCGTGTCGCCTACTTCGACGATGTCCTCGACGATTTGCAGAAGCTCGCCTCGGCGGCGCGCTCGGCCGACGGGGGCAAGCAGAGCGCCAAGGACAGCATCCGCGCGGCCGAGATGGCCACCCTGCTCGATCGGCCCACGCTGCCGCAGATCACGCTGGGTAACTACGCGCCGCTCGCGGTGGCGAAGGATCGCAGTTTCAGCGCGAGTCAAACCATTGCCATTGTCTACGCTGAAGGCGACATCGTGGATGGCGAGGGTGGTGATGGCACGATCGGTGGGGCTTCGCTGTCACGCGAACTGCGTCGCGTGCGCAACGACGCCAAGGTGAAGGCCGTGGTGTTGCGCGTGAACAGCCCGGGCGGCAGTGCGATTGCCTCGGAGCAGATCCAGCGCGAACTCACGCTCATTCGCAAACAGAAGCCGATCGTGGTGTCGATGGGCACGGTGGCGGCGAGCGGTGGCTACTGGATCAGCACGGCGGCAGCCCGTGTGTTCGCACAGCCAAACACGATCACCGGCTCGATCGGCGTGTTCTCACTCGTGCCGAATATCAAGGCGCTGGCCAATCGCAATGGCGTGACCTTCGACACCGTAAAAACGGGACGCTACGCCGATCTGTTCTCCCTCGCGCGTCCGCGGTCCGAGGCCGAACTCGCGGTGCTGCAGCGTGGCACGGATGCCGTGTACGAGGCCTTCATCACGCGCGTGTCAACGGCGCGCAGACTTTCGTCCGATTCGGTGCGGGCGATTGCCGAAGGACGTGTGTGGTCGGGCGAAGACGCGATGCGCATCGGCCTCGTGGATTCGATCGGAGGGCTCGATGCTGCGCTCAAAAGTGCCGCCACGCTGGCCAAAATCACCGGCGACTACGATGTGCGTGAGTACCCGCGCGTGAAGAGCGCGACCGAGAAGCTAACGGATATGCTGGACCGCAACCCGACGCCGGTGGCAGCGGCGATCCGTGCTGCCTCGCCGGCAGGTGCCAACGCATTGCTGACGGGACGCGGCCCGGCCAGCGCACTGGCAAGGGACATCACGCGTGAGCTGGACGTGCTCCTGCGCTACAACGACCCGCGCGGCGTATACGCGCGGCTACCGTTCATCCTGCGGGTGCGTTGA
- a CDS encoding GGDEF domain-containing protein: MFFKKLVSEPRPSIERSSSNGASGSPTLQAISGSSSTEVSVSPASPSSEAGLGLVLDALGGVLTALSRYPIDLPDRPAEKSAEEIARWQRHATMGYPLEEGAGTLGVTDRDWGGVVRAVTEQRREEHKYMDSSITELREALWACVETVHNAVKIDHSTDASTETQMDRAKNALKRLQTGSIKQEVLGAVLSIEGALQTRRDQQQEQYVSLATKLDRMGKQLEEARKESTTDPLTGIGNRKLFDMMGPRAVQMYALGRQPVVLLMIDLDKLKLVNDMYGHQAGDAAIANLGGALARVFLRQSDVLCRYGGDEFAAILHNTDWKMAQTLARRLQEQVAAMPAPHPAMEFSIGASVGVAQLEAHEEVDEWIARADKALYKAKQNGRDRVCVAESLLLKTA, from the coding sequence ATGTTCTTCAAGAAGCTCGTGTCTGAGCCCCGCCCCTCGATCGAACGAAGCAGTTCGAACGGCGCGTCCGGCTCCCCAACCCTGCAAGCGATCTCCGGCAGCTCCAGCACGGAGGTCTCCGTCTCGCCCGCGTCCCCGAGCAGCGAGGCCGGTCTCGGTCTGGTGCTCGATGCCCTTGGGGGCGTCCTGACCGCGCTGTCTCGCTATCCGATCGATCTCCCGGATCGACCCGCGGAGAAGAGCGCGGAAGAAATCGCGCGATGGCAACGTCACGCGACGATGGGATATCCCTTGGAAGAAGGGGCGGGCACGCTTGGCGTGACAGATCGCGATTGGGGCGGCGTGGTCCGTGCGGTGACCGAGCAGCGCCGGGAAGAGCACAAGTACATGGATTCGTCGATCACCGAACTCCGTGAGGCCCTCTGGGCCTGCGTCGAGACGGTGCACAACGCGGTGAAGATCGACCATTCGACCGACGCGTCGACGGAAACGCAGATGGACCGGGCGAAGAACGCCCTGAAGCGGTTGCAGACCGGGTCGATCAAACAGGAAGTGTTGGGTGCGGTGCTGTCGATCGAGGGTGCGCTACAGACGCGTCGTGATCAGCAGCAGGAGCAGTACGTGTCGCTCGCCACGAAGCTCGACCGCATGGGCAAGCAGCTCGAGGAGGCGCGCAAGGAGAGCACGACCGATCCGCTCACCGGCATCGGCAACCGCAAGCTGTTCGACATGATGGGACCGCGCGCGGTGCAGATGTATGCCCTGGGCCGTCAGCCGGTGGTGCTGCTCATGATCGACCTCGACAAGCTCAAGCTCGTGAACGACATGTACGGGCATCAAGCCGGTGACGCCGCGATCGCGAATCTGGGCGGTGCGTTGGCGAGGGTGTTCCTTCGTCAGAGCGACGTGCTCTGCCGGTACGGCGGCGACGAGTTCGCCGCGATTCTACACAACACCGACTGGAAGATGGCGCAGACCTTGGCGCGTCGACTGCAGGAGCAGGTGGCGGCCATGCCGGCACCGCACCCGGCCATGGAGTTCTCGATTGGCGCGTCGGTGGGCGTGGCCCAGCTGGAAGCGCACGAAGAGGTGGATGAATGGATTGCGCGTGCCGACAAGGCTTTGTACAAGGCCAAGCAGAATGGTCGGGACCGGGTGTGTGTGGCGGAAAGCCTCTTGCTCAAAACGGCCTGA
- a CDS encoding PEP-CTERM sorting domain-containing protein codes for MFKKLVVAAVVAFALPTMAQAQVIFPGDLNSPLAATPCKLDIFVSFTAAKCAGFYDKNAIDFDTGDNPTSQAQNALGKLGSSSSSTVLKVGSWNGTSSFGNTMKGWTVVGMHWGNYFDDVNNQSGNGNVSAFFLFDFGSTGTNSLALKTDYKNGISNFAILTTQSCKTGESCGALITSVPEPSTYALMASGLLGIFGFARRRRNNA; via the coding sequence ATGTTCAAGAAACTTGTAGTAGCGGCCGTGGTTGCCTTTGCCTTGCCGACGATGGCGCAGGCTCAGGTCATCTTCCCCGGGGACCTGAACAGTCCCCTAGCAGCGACGCCGTGCAAGCTGGACATTTTCGTGAGCTTCACGGCTGCGAAGTGTGCGGGCTTCTACGACAAGAACGCCATAGACTTCGACACCGGCGACAATCCGACTTCTCAGGCGCAGAATGCGCTCGGGAAGCTTGGGAGTTCCTCTTCGTCCACGGTGCTCAAAGTCGGGAGCTGGAACGGTACCTCGTCGTTCGGGAATACCATGAAAGGTTGGACCGTGGTCGGTATGCACTGGGGCAACTATTTCGACGATGTGAACAACCAGTCGGGAAACGGCAACGTGTCCGCATTCTTTCTCTTCGATTTTGGCAGTACGGGCACCAATAGCCTAGCCCTCAAGACCGATTATAAGAACGGCATTTCTAACTTCGCTATTCTGACGACGCAGTCCTGCAAGACTGGTGAGTCGTGCGGCGCGCTGATCACTTCCGTCCCCGAGCCGTCCACCTACGCCCTCATGGCGTCGGGCCTGCTCGGCATCTTCGGCTTCGCCCGTCGTCGCCGCAACAACGCCTGA